A genome region from Musa acuminata AAA Group cultivar baxijiao chromosome BXJ3-5, Cavendish_Baxijiao_AAA, whole genome shotgun sequence includes the following:
- the LOC135638356 gene encoding zinc finger protein ZAT9-like, with protein MDRHTCNLCFRRFSNGRALGGHMRSHFIAAAPLARPRSHGYSSDSTSSAQRAAERAVEEEEVVVVEMEREVGLCYGLRMNPRKSFRLVDPEFSSSTFAAVEAAGSCDVVQDGESETESPRGQRLPTKRPCRATAPPLDQPEGEPMSSVSDATPEEDIALCLMMLSRDSWAATVEDRPLDGSDDEDTRRPAARSRPPPRKGRSRYQCSACKKVFRSYQALGGHRASHKRTNGCRPVTEPRINSEADSVDANADAKVHECPLCFRVFSSGQALGSHKRSHLTSSATTVAGNSPLAAPPPPCSPPSTSPVPAATKHGGNFGLIDLNLPAPEEDDAELSAVESTQSVPTQPARRKHAI; from the coding sequence ATGGACAGGCACACCTGCAATCTCTGCTTCCGCCGCTTCTCCAACGGCCGCGCTCTCGGGGGGCACATGCGCTCGCACTTCATCGCCGCCGCCCCTCTGGCTAGGCCGCGCTCACACGGCTACTCTTCGGACTCCACCTCCTCCGCCCAACGTGCGGCGGAGCGTGCagttgaggaggaggaggtggtggtggtggagatggagagggagGTGGGACTCTGTTACGGCCTCCGCATGAATCCCCGGAAGAGCTTCCGGCTCGTGGATCCCGAGTTCTCCTCTTCCACCTTCGCGGCTGTGGAGGCAGCCGGCTCCTGCGACGTCGTGCAGGACGGGGAGAGCGAGACCGAGTCCCCCCGCGGCCAGCGCCTCCCGACGAAGCGCCCCTGCAGGGCCACCGCCCCTCCGCTGGATCAGCCGGAGGGGGAGCCGATGAGCTCCGTCTCGGACGCGACCCCTGAGGAGGACATCGCCCTCTGCCTCATGATGCTCTCCCGCGACTCCTGGGCCGCTACGGTGGAGGATCGCCCGTTGGACGGCTCCGATGACGAGGACACCCGCCGGCCCGCCGCCCGATCGCGGCCCCCGCCAAGGAAGGGGCGAAGTCGATACCAGTGCAGCGCGTGTAAGAAGGTGTTCCGGTCGTACCAAGCTCTCGGCGGCCACCGAGCAAGCCACAAGAGGACCAACGGCTGCCGCCCGGTCACCGAGCCCCGGATCAACAGCGAAGCCGACTCCGTCGACGCCAATGCCGATGCCAAGGTCCACGAGTGCCCCTTGTGCTTCAGGGTCTTCAGCTCCGGCCAAGCTCTTGGCAGCCACAAGCGGTCGCACTTGACGTCCTCCGCCACGACCGTCGCCGGCAACTCGCCGTTGGCAGCCCCTCCGCCGCCATGCTCTCCGCCGAGCACGTCCCCTGTCCCCGCCGCCACCAAGCACGGAGGCAACTTCGGTCTTATCGATCTCAACTTGCCAGCGCCAGAGGAAGACGACGCCGAGCTGTCGGCCGTCGAAAGCACGCAATCTGTACCCACACAGCCGGCACGTCGAAAGCATGCAATCTGA
- the LOC135638270 gene encoding uncharacterized protein LOC135638270, with protein sequence MASSAMVFSAVAEAQQQEQQPQCHEQLVYQDYHHLQQLPQSTYDPQSHAHEAYYTYHYDYDPSSAAAAAYHHHHYYSHYYPHDYSSATAYLPPSLPALAHPDLASTVAAAAAPSHDPSQHNHDQAAHANPPLHEQPAGPSSSGYHVAPEPNPSAAAAVTAFSQLTQFAGTMEAAERAMAGKQERRWHPKGGPQLSMAQHRRQRRPRHHQPSGYHREVWVRPGVADGGTSSYKCGGRRGCEPFIRGAVRGNSSYHPSKYDNSVRSFRGRGRGRVGNGGGRRYYRSVPERQLLDSAPAPIMESSSVAEPGIASGQTPLKVTALATETTQMLPWQPLLLLAWCDICRVDCNSFQNLEQHKNGKRHKKTVQRIQEIEAQQKVMAELEAKVASKPEIDLQKMEENKYPLLGEAKNVFHQAIEVANAGSDNVLVLSGKSESSKEEEARGEALMFDEQEIMASSIEGRTRRSRMDAFDRYDKRYGEKWKTMRFGHDGRRLRRPEPVRSRPLMHPKEQPRVCTLCNVTCDTLAVFKCHLSGKKHISRIKRFQCQHSVYGQISLYIPPNQPSAYPPQAPQPLFYGLKCHELLQHAVYELGAVQMEGYGLQQGDQAEQGKTADNTALESQTEQASEQPEYKCSSSRFEEATSMGTAGTEHNSAFADSEDLIAVSESGVSLDDKPLLPKIDVKVESSAENEYLAA encoded by the exons ATGGCGTCCTCGGCCATGGTGTTCTCCGCCGTCGCCGAAGCCCAGCAGCAGGAGCAACAGCCGCAATGCCACGAACAATTGGTGTACCAAGATTACCACCACCTTCAACAACTACCCCAGTCCACCTACGACCCGCAGTCCCACGCGCACGAAGCTTACTACACTTACCACTACGACTACGacccctcctccgccgccgccgcagcctaccaccaccaccactactaCTCCCATTATTACCCCCACGACTACTCCTCTGCCACCGCCTACCTCCCGCCTTCCCTGCCGGCGCTGGCCCATCCCGACCTTGCCTCCACCGTCGCAGCGGCAGCAGCACCGTCCCATGACCCCTCCCAGCACAACCACGACCAGGCTGCCCATGCGAACCCGCCGCTGCACGAACAGCCGGCGGGGCCGTCGTCCTCGGGGTACCACGTGGCCCCGGAGCCCAACCCCTCGGCGGCCGCGGCCGTGACCGCATTTTCGCAGCTCACGCAGTTCGCCGGGACCATGGAGGCTGCGGAGCGTGCAATGGCTGGGAAGCAGGAGCGGCGGTGGCATCCCAAGGGCGGGCCACAGCTGTCGATGGCGCAACATCGTCGCCAACGTCGGCCTCGACACCACCAGCCGAGCGGCTACCACAGGGAAGTCTGGGTGCGTCCAGGG GTCGCTGATGGCGGCACATCTTCATACAAATGTGGAGGTAGAAGAGGTTGCGAGCCTTTTATTCGTGGTGCTGTCAGAGGCAATTCCAGTTATCACCCTTCCAAGTATGACAACAGTGTCCGTTCCTTCCGCGGTAGAGGTCGAGGTCGAGTAGGTAATGGTGGTGGTAGGCGATACTATCGGTCTGTTCCTGAAAGACAACTGCTTGATTCTGCACCTGCACCAATTATGGAATCATCATCAGTTGCAGAGCCAGGGATAGCATCAGGGCAGACACCATTAAAGGTAACAGCACTGGCCACAGAGACAACACAAATGTTACCATGGCAACCTCTCCTCCTGCTTGCTTGGTGCGATATTTGTAGGGTGGACTGCAATAGTTTTCAAAACTTAGAACAGCACAAGAATGGAAAGCGACATAAGAAGACAGTGCAAAGAATTCAAGAGATCGAAGCTCAGCAGAAAGTCATGGCAGAATTAGAGGCAAAGGTTGCTTCGAAGCCAGAAATAGACCTTCAAAAGATGGAAGAGAACAAGTATCCCCTTTTGGGTGAAGCAAAAAATGTCTTTCATCAAGCAATCGAAGTAGCGAATGCCGGATCAGATAATGTCCTTGTTTTATCAGGGAAATCTGAGTCTTCAAAGGAGGAGGAAGCCAGAGGTGAGGCACTGATGTTTGATGAACAAGAAATCATGGCATCATCTATCGAGGGACGAACAAGGAGATCAAGAATGGAtgcttttgacaggtatgacaagAGGTATGGCGAAAAGTGGAAGACGATGAGGTTTGGACATGATGGAAGGCGGTTGAGAAGACCTGAACCAGTCCGAAGCCGGCCTCTGATGCACCCCAAGGAACAGCCCAGGGTCTGCACACTCTGCAACGTAACGTGTGATACGCTAGCGGTGTTCAAGTGTCATCTGTCTGGTAAGAAACATATTTCTCGGATCAAGAGGTTCCAATGTCAACACTCTGTCTATGGGCAAATTAGCCTCTACATTCCTCCCAACCAGCCATCAGCTTATCCACCTCAAGCTCCACAGCCATTGTTTTATGGCCTCAAGTGTCATGAGTTGCTGCAGCATGCGGTGTATGAGCTAGGTGCTGTTCAAATGGAAGGTTATGGACTTCAGCAAGGTGATCAAGCCGAACAAGGTAAAACAGCTGATAATACAGCTCTGGAGTCTCAAACTGAGCAGGCCTCGGAACAACCTGAATATAAATGTTCCTCGTCTAGGTTTGAGGAGGCCACCAGCATGGGCACTGCAGGTACAGAACATAATTCTGCTTTTGCCGATTCTGAAGACTTAATTGCTGTTTCCGAATCCGGAGTATCTCTTGATGATAAACCTCTTCTGCCAAAAATTGATGTCAAAGTTGAGTCCAGCGCTGAGAATGAATACCTTGCAGCTTGA